From Venenivibrio stagnispumantis:
TTATCAGAAAACCATCTTAAGAGTTTAACTTTTTATCCTTATATTAAGGAGGCTTTTAATGTGATATAATTATCATTCCTTTTCGGTTTTGGTATTATTTGCTTCTAAATTATTTAAAATTTTATCTGCTCAAAAAAGAAAAAAATTAACTTTGTTATCCGGTATAATCGTTATTATACTTGGTATATTAACAATTTTGAGAGGCTTTGGATTACATCATCATTAATAAGTAGATAACCAGTTATCTAAATCAATTAAAAACAACTCTACTGATTTATTTAATTTGATTATAACTTCCTCTGTTGTTATTTTGTCCAAATTAAGTTTATATTCAAATATTTTCTCACCTATCAAATTATTATCTTTCTTCAATTTAGCTTTTATTTTAAGATAAACATAATTTTCATTGTTATTAAAATGAGGTTCAAAATTGAAAATCATCAAATCCAAATTATTATTAGAATTTTCCCTTATATAACTAAAATTTTCAATAATAGCATTTTTAAACATACATGGAACAGAACATATCCATTTTGAGTTTTGAAAATAACCATAATTTATACCTTCTTTATATAAAATTTTTGAACTATTCAAACCTTCTACAGAAGATATATTTTCTATGGTAGTATCTTTTTTATTATTTAACTTTTCAATATGAACATCTATGTTATATAGAGTTATATTTTTCTTATCTTCAAATAGTTTTATACTGCATGAAGTTGTAAAAATAAAGATTATTAAGATTAATATCTTTTTCATTTTTTCTCACCTCTTTCTGTTGGGGCTGGTTTTGTGTTTTCTTCCATTATTATAGTTGATGGATTATCTTTAATTTTTTCTAAAAGAGTATCCAGATTTTCTAAGGTTTTGTTTAATTTATAAATTGTTTCCTTAAATTTTATAATGCTTTCTTCTGTATTGCCTTTATTCTTGTTAATATAATCATTTATATTTATTGTTAGCTCTCTTAATGCTTTTGAACTTTCTTTAATATCCTTAACTGCATCATTTATATTTTCTGTGGTGATTTTTCCTTTTTCTATTAAATCGTTTATATTTTGTGTAGTTTTTGAGATTTCATCAAGCTTACTATTTAAGTTAGTAATAAAATCATTTGTATTATTTATTAAATTATTTGAATTTTCTGCCAATTTATTAAATGAGTTTATATCTAAAGCTTTTAATGTTTTTTGTAGTTCTTTTATTAATTCATTTGTATTGTTTAATATATATGGCAAAGAATTAGATATCTCTTGTAATGGTGAAAGCTTAAATCTTATTACCGGATATTCTTGATTTTTTTGTTTTTCAAGAGGTTTAGATTTTGCAGTACCACCTTCTAAAGAAATATAAGAAAGACCCGTTAATCCTTGAATTTCAAGAGAAGCATAAATATCTTCTTTTATAGGTAAATTTTTATCAATATCTACTAATATTTGAACAATTTCCGGATTTTCTTTACTGATTGAGATTTTTTTTACTTTTCCGACTTTTACTCCTTTGTATTTAACCGGACTTCCTATATCTAATCCATTTACAGAAGTTGTTGTTTCTATTAAGTATGTTTCATACTGGGTTGATGGTTTTGCTCCATAAAGCCATAAAATAATATATGCTGTCAATCCTATTAAACTTATCACAAATAAGCCAACTGCTGTATATTTTACATTATTTTCCACTGATTAATCTCCTTACTCTAAAACTATTTATAAATTCTTTAACCCATTTATTATCTACATATTTTAAACCTTCTAAATTACCTTCATAAATTATTTTTTTATCTGCTAAAACACCTATTTTATCAGCAAAAAGTAAAGAAGCAACATCATGGGTTATCATAAAAACTGTTATATCTAAGGATTTAACTAAATTTTTTATTGTTATATCAAAATCATCTGAACTAATAGGGTCTAAACCACTTATAGGTTCATCTAAAAATATTATCTTGGGGTCTGTTGCTAAAGCCCTTGCTAAACCTGCTTTTTTTCTCATTCCACCTGATAATTGATA
This genomic window contains:
- a CDS encoding MlaD family protein, whose amino-acid sequence is MENNVKYTAVGLFVISLIGLTAYIILWLYGAKPSTQYETYLIETTTSVNGLDIGSPVKYKGVKVGKVKKISISKENPEIVQILVDIDKNLPIKEDIYASLEIQGLTGLSYISLEGGTAKSKPLEKQKNQEYPVIRFKLSPLQEISNSLPYILNNTNELIKELQKTLKALDINSFNKLAENSNNLINNTNDFITNLNSKLDEISKTTQNINDLIEKGKITTENINDAVKDIKESSKALRELTININDYINKNKGNTEESIIKFKETIYKLNKTLENLDTLLEKIKDNPSTIIMEENTKPAPTERGEKK